Proteins from one Pithys albifrons albifrons isolate INPA30051 chromosome 2, PitAlb_v1, whole genome shotgun sequence genomic window:
- the LOC139684632 gene encoding vesicular inhibitory amino acid transporter-like, with product MFPAPLPHAQVKLITSWEAGWNVTNAIQGIFVLGLPYALLHSGYSGLLLIVLSAALCCYTGKILITCLYEENEDGQLVRVRDTYEDIANACCKKLSPKLGGIVVNATQVVELIMTCILYLVVSGNLLSHSFPNVPLTEKTWSVIAFVTLLPCVFIRTLKVVSKLSQICSLLHFVIILVVITYCLTQIHQWSWAKFRFSIEFEDFLVSVGVIIFSYTSQIFLPTLEGNMKNPGEFRCMLNWTHFFACVLKTTFALTAFLTWGEETKEVITDNLPPFLEMLVNLCLLTKALLSYPLPFFAATEIVYSCISKGNHSNYKWTLHSLSVRGSFLLLTLLMAMFTPHFALLMGLSGSVTGAAMTFLLPSLFHLKLKWKKLFFLEKCADISVFILGFLCSLAGIICSIKGLLEVFEGV from the coding sequence ggAATATTTGTTCTAGGATTGCCGTACGCTCTCCTCCACAGTGGATACAGTGGCCTACTTCTTATTGTTTTGTCTGCAGCATTATGTTGTTACACAGGCAAAATTCTGATCACTTGCTtgtatgaagaaaatgaagatggGCAACTGGTGAGAGTGAGAGACACGTATGAAGACATTGCAAATGCCTGCTGCAAAAAGCTATCTCCCAAACTAGGTGGCATAGTTGTCAATGCGACCCAAGTGGTGGAACTGATCATGACATGTATATTGTATCTGGTTGTTAGTGGCAACCTGCTGTCACATAGTTTTCCGAATGTACCACTGACTGAGAAAACTTGGTCTGTAATTGCATTTGTTACTCTGTTGCCTTGTGTATTTATCAGAACGCTCAAAGTTGTGTCCAAACTCAGCCAGATTTGCTCCTTGCTTCATTTTGTTATCATCCTTGTGGTGATAACTTACTGCCTCACACAAATACATCAGTGGTCCTGGGCAAAATTCAGATTCTCGATTGAGTTTGAGGACTTCTTGGTCTCTGTGGGGGTGATCATTTTCAGTTATACTTCACAAATATTTCTTCCCACACTTGAAGGTAACATGAAAAACCCAGGGGAATTTAGGTGTATGCTGAATTGGACTCACTTTTTTGCCTGTGTGTTGAAAACAACCTTTGCACTGACTGCTTTCTTGACCTGGGGTGAAGAAACAAAGGAAGTTATTACTGACAACCTGCCACCATTTCTTGAAATGCTAGTGAATTTATGTCTCTTAACCAAGGCACTTCTTTCTTACCCTTTGCCCTTTTTTGCTGCCACAGAAATTGTGTATTCTTGTATTTCCAAAGGCAACCATTCCAATTACAAATGGACACTACATTCTCTGAGTGTAAGAGGCTCATTTCTCTTGTTAACTCTGCTGATGGCCATGTTTACACCACATTTTGCCCTGCTTATGGGTTTATCAGGCAGTGTAACAGGTGCTGCTATgactttcctccttccttctctcttccatTTAAAACTTAAATGgaaaaaactgtttttcttagAGAAATGTGCAGAtatctctgtttttattttaggctTCCTTTGTAGCCTTGCAGGCATAATTTGCTCAATAAAAGGGCTGCTTGAAGTATTTGAAGGGGTGTAA